GGCAATGCGCACCGAAGTCCTCGTCATAGGCGGCGGGCCAGCTGGACTGATGGCCGCGATTTACCTGGCCCGGTTCCGGCGTGGGGTCGTGGTCGTCGATGGCGGCGCATCGCGGGCGGCGCTGATTCCGCGGAGCCACAACCTGCCGGGGTTCCCGAACGGCATGCCCGGAAGCGAGCTGCTCGCACGAATGCAGCGGCAGGTCGAGGAACTTCACGTTCCTATCGTCCGGAGGACGGTGAGCGCTCTCGAGACGCATGACGGAGATCTGGTCGCGACTCACGAGCGCGGTGCGGTCGCGGCACAGCGCGTCATCCTCGCGACGGGTATCGTCGACAAGCAGACGTCGCTCGCCGATTGGAGAGCGGCGGTCCGTGACGGCGAGCTGCGCTATTGTCCGGTCTGCGACGGCTTTGAAACCATCGACCACAAGATCGCCATCGTGGGCGCGCTCGGTCACGCCGCTGGCAAGGCGCTGTTCATGCGCGTCTACAGTTCGGACGTCACCTTGATCCCGATCGATGATGAGCAGGATGCGGCGAAGCGGCAGGAGCTCGCCGCCGCCGGCGTTCGGGTGACGCCACAACTTCATGCGTTGCAGCGCCAAGACGGTGCGATCGAGGCGTCATTCGTCGACGGCAGCAGCGAACGGTTCGAGATCGTGTATCCTGCGATGGGCGCCGATGTTCGCTCCGAGCTCGCCATCAAGCTCGGCGCGCGGCATACATCCGATGGCTTTCTCGAGGTCGATGCCAAGCAGCGCTGCGGCGTCGCGGGACTCTATGGCATCGGCGACGTCGTCACCGACCTGCATCAGATCGCGGTGGCATTCGGCCATGCCGCGGTCGCCGCCTGTCACGCGCATCATTCATTGCCGATGCGTCATGCGGAAGCGTAGCGGCTAGGCAGCATCGAATTGATCGCAATCTGAAGTCGCGATATTATATGTAAGTGCCGTTTAAGTTGATGTTTCGGACCATGATTCATGGACAGAAGATCGGCGTGCATGACTGCGGCATTGAGCTGTCGCGAGGAGGCCGAACGCGATCCGGCTCGCCGCGATCAGTGGTTGCAGCAGGCGTCGAGATGGATGGCGCTGGCGGGCGAGCAAGCGGGGCATGCCCTGATCATCTGCGAGCATAGTGCCGCGGCGAGTCACGAGGCTCGTCGCTGATCGAGGCTATTGCAGCGTCGGATCGAGCCGGTCGCGCAGCCAGTCGCCGATCATCGAGACGGCGAGCGTCGTCACCACGATGGTGATCGCCGGTGCCAACATGATCCATGGTGCGCGCGTCAGATATTCGCGGCCATAGCCGACCATGTTGCCAAGGCTCGTCATCGGCGGCTGCACGCCGAGGCCGAGGAAGGAGAGACCGGACTCCAGCAGGATGACTTCGGGAAACACCAGCGTCATCGACACGATGAGGGTCGAGGCGATGTTCGGCAGGATGTGCCTGAGATAGACGCGCTGCGGCGTTGCGCCGAGCTGTCGGACGGCGGCGGCATAGCCTTGTGCATTGGCGGAGATGGCGAGGCCGCGCGCGATGCGCGCATAGCGCTCCCAGCCGAACAGGCCCATCAACCCGATCAAGAGCGGCAGCGAGTTGCCGAAGAAGGCGAGCACGGCGAGCGCCAGAATCAGGAACGGCATGCTGGCCTGGAAGTCCGCCAGCATCAGCACGGCCTGCTCGACCAGGCCGCGGAAATGCGCGGCGAGAAAGCCGAGCGTGGTGCCGGCGATGGCGGAGATCGCGGTCGCGCCGAACGCGATCAAGAGCGAAATCCGGATCGACACGATCAGACGCGACAGCACGTCGCGACCGAGCTCGTCGGTGCCGAGCCAATGCGCCGGGTTGCCCGGCAGCGACAGGCGATGGCGCAGATCGAATTTGGTGAAGCCATGCGGCGCGAGCTGATCGGCGAAGATCGCCAGCAGCAGCATCGCGACGATCCAGCCGACTGCGATGGTCACGGAGACGGGAATGTTCGGCCAGCACAGCCGCCGCGCGGCAGGCGATTTCAATGCAAGGTCGGTCATGCCTCGGCTCCCTTGCTGCGCAGCCGCGGATCCAGCAGGCCGTAGAGGAAGTCCACCATCAGGTTCGACGTGACCATGGTCATCGCCACCAGCAGCAGGATGCATTGCACGACCGCGAGGTCGCGGTTGGCGACGGCGACGACCAGGAGACGGCCGACGCCGGGCCAGGAGAACACGCTCTCGACGACGACCGCGCCGGCGATCAGGCTGCCGACCATGAAGCCGAGAATGGTGACGGTGGGGATCGCCGCGTTGGGCAGCGCGTGATCCGTGATCACCCGGCGCCACGGCACGCCCTTGGCCGACGCCGTTCTGATGTAGGGCTGGCCGAGAATTTCCAGCATGGCGCTGCGCGTGAACCGCGCCAGCACCGCGGCGCCGCCGAAGCCGAGCGTCACGATCGGCAGGATGGCGTGCCGCCACGAGTCCTGTCCGCCCGACGGCAGCCAGCCGAGCTGCACGGCGAAGATCAGCACCAGGATCAGGGCCAGCACGAAGCTCGGCACCGTGAAGCCCGCCACCGCCGTGATCATCACGGCGCGGTCGATCGCCGATCCGCGGTGCAGCGCGGCGTAGATGCCGGCGGGAATGCCGAGCAGCACTTTCAGCAGGAACGCCGGAATGGTCAGCGCCAAGGTCGCGGGGATGCGCTCGATGACGAGCTGGATCGCGGGCCGGCCGTCGCGCATCGAGCGTCCGAGCTCGCCCTGGCCGATCGCCTTGAAGTAGTCGAGATACTGCATCCAGATCGGATGATCGAGACCCCACGCCTTGCGGAAGGCGGCGATGACCTCGGGCGGCGCCTCGGGCCCCATGATCATCAGCGCGGGATCGCCCGACAGCCGCAGCACGATGAAGGCAAAGGTGACGACGAGTGCGATGGTCAGCAGCGCACGCGCCAGGCGGATGGCGAAATAGCGCAGCATCACGCGGCGACCTCGGTCTGCGACTGCAGCCCCGAAACGAGATGACAGGCCACCTGGCGCTGCCGATCCAGGGCGGCGAGCGCGGGCAACTCGTTGGCGCAGCGGGCGGTCGCGTGGCTGCAGCGCGGGTGGAAGGCACAGCCGGCGGGGCGCGCCGCCGGATTCGGCGGGTCGCCCGTCAGTACGATGCGGCTGGTGCTGCGGCGTCCCGGAGC
This region of Bradyrhizobium sp. SZCCHNS1050 genomic DNA includes:
- a CDS encoding NAD(P)/FAD-dependent oxidoreductase, giving the protein MRTEVLVIGGGPAGLMAAIYLARFRRGVVVVDGGASRAALIPRSHNLPGFPNGMPGSELLARMQRQVEELHVPIVRRTVSALETHDGDLVATHERGAVAAQRVILATGIVDKQTSLADWRAAVRDGELRYCPVCDGFETIDHKIAIVGALGHAAGKALFMRVYSSDVTLIPIDDEQDAAKRQELAAAGVRVTPQLHALQRQDGAIEASFVDGSSERFEIVYPAMGADVRSELAIKLGARHTSDGFLEVDAKQRCGVAGLYGIGDVVTDLHQIAVAFGHAAVAACHAHHSLPMRHAEA
- a CDS encoding ABC transporter permease; this translates as MTDLALKSPAARRLCWPNIPVSVTIAVGWIVAMLLLAIFADQLAPHGFTKFDLRHRLSLPGNPAHWLGTDELGRDVLSRLIVSIRISLLIAFGATAISAIAGTTLGFLAAHFRGLVEQAVLMLADFQASMPFLILALAVLAFFGNSLPLLIGLMGLFGWERYARIARGLAISANAQGYAAAVRQLGATPQRVYLRHILPNIASTLIVSMTLVFPEVILLESGLSFLGLGVQPPMTSLGNMVGYGREYLTRAPWIMLAPAITIVVTTLAVSMIGDWLRDRLDPTLQ
- a CDS encoding ABC transporter permease, with amino-acid sequence MLRYFAIRLARALLTIALVVTFAFIVLRLSGDPALMIMGPEAPPEVIAAFRKAWGLDHPIWMQYLDYFKAIGQGELGRSMRDGRPAIQLVIERIPATLALTIPAFLLKVLLGIPAGIYAALHRGSAIDRAVMITAVAGFTVPSFVLALILVLIFAVQLGWLPSGGQDSWRHAILPIVTLGFGGAAVLARFTRSAMLEILGQPYIRTASAKGVPWRRVITDHALPNAAIPTVTILGFMVGSLIAGAVVVESVFSWPGVGRLLVVAVANRDLAVVQCILLLVAMTMVTSNLMVDFLYGLLDPRLRSKGAEA